TGGGGGCCGatcactatcatcatcatcagaaccATCATCATTCTCAGGAAATTCATCACTAACATCATGAACTAGCACACTTTTTCCTTTGGCAGCAACTCTTGAAACCTCATCATCACCTAACATTGATAaccaaaatatacaaatttttttgataagtaaagtATACAAATGTAAATTAGTGATTAGTGGTCACACATTCAAACTATACATTGATAACTTGTATAAATATTAGCTATAAAGGAAGGCTTTAAAGTTATAAATTAATACCTTCATTGTCTTCATTAAAATCCGCACTATCATCTTCTGAATCTACAGAATTTGCTGCTAACCACTCATCATCAGAAGACAAATTCTCCAaaccaatttcttcttttgtactCAATGGTTagctcttttttgttttatcttcaAGTTGTACATAACAAAGACCAagtcattcatttttttctgGTGTAAGCGATTTCTCCTTTTTGAATGTACCTatagttgtaataattttaattgagaATTCTCAAACACAAGGGAGGGGGGAAGAAACAAACTTTTactaagaaagaaaatagaaaaccaTCTTGTCATAATATACCAAAGTCAATTGGTCTTACCATTTCAAACGCACTCCAATTTCTTTCACAACCAGATGAGCTACATGTTAAGCTCAATATTCTTAtagcaaattttttcaattcaggACAATCATCTCCATATGAGTCCCACCATTCAGCTGATACATATATGAATTATAATATCTTAGTCTtaagaataaaatttacaactaaTAAAGATGAATTtgaatgtaaaacaaaaaacaaaaaacaaaattgttaccTGGCTGTTTGGTATCTCTGGCTAGTATGGCAGCTTCAATACCAAAGAGCCCCTTTGcttgtttgaatttttcaagTTGCATATCTATCTTTTTCCTATCACTAACTTCTGGAACCATTCGTTGAAGACACGTATATAGTCCTAATTTAATATCTGAACCCGGATCAAAAGAAGGATCATAATGAATAGAAGGGTTCAAATAGTATCCCGCAGCATGCAAAGGCCTATGAAGTTGCACTTCCCATCGATCATCAATAATATCCCATATCTCTTTGTAACTACAATTTAAAACAGTggatattatatttaaaaaaaagaatatatatttaataagctAATGAATTAAAAACAATGGTAAATTTAAGgaagatataaataaaatggTTACCTCTTTTGaacattattgaaatttttctgtatttcttcttttgctttttccATTTCTTGATAAATGAATCCCATTGGAGGTGTATCAGAATCAACCAGGCGAAGCACCTTTAAAAGGGGTATTGCGGCCTTCAAGCATTTGACAACAAGTTGCCAAAAGCCATTGTTATCCATAACTATGGCATGAAttcttttcccttcttttgtttttgcaaatttaCTACACCTCCATTGTTCAGAAGAAAACATTGCCATCAATTCTCCTTTGAACTCATTAAGGCATGACAATGTCAAATATGATGTTGCAAATCTAGTGGCAGCAGGTCTAATCAATTCCCTCCCTTTAGTGAAATCCCTCAACCAATTTAAAAGCATAGCTCTAGAATATATGAACGTTGTAATCTTCTTCCCCTTTGCAATTGTGTACTTATGGTCCTtaatctttttttcaaaattctcaaGTATCAAATCCAAGCAATGGGCAGCACATGGAGTCCAAAACAGGCACTTTCTCTTCTGCATCAACATCTCTCCAGCTAGTTTGTAGTTAGCAGCATTGTCAGTCACCAATTGCACAACATTCTCCTCTCCAACCCTATCGACAACTTCATCTAACATTTGACAAACTTTTTCAGCTGTTTTAGATATGTTAGATGTGTCTATAGAGTATAGGAAAATGGTTCCTTTGGGACTATTcaccaaaaaattacaaatggaTCTCCTTTTCTTATCAGACCAGCCATCAGACATAATTGAACAACCTGTTTTTTTTCCATTCAACCTTATATTCTTCAAGCATTTGTTGTGTAAAATCTACCTCTTTCTTCAAGCATGTCTCCCTAATCTCATGATAGGAAGGAGGCTTGAGGCCAATCCCAAATCTTGAAATCATATCAATCATTTGCAGAAACTCcggatttttgacacaattaaaagggATGGCACTAGTGTAGAAGAATCTAGCAATTTGTTGGATCACTAGATCACGTTCTCCTTTTTTAAACACACGATTCATTGTTACTTGCTTATTTTTTGTAACAAACTTATCCATGGAGCCTATGTGTTTGCCCCTCCCTTTTGATGAATGTAGTTGTTGTACTTCAACTAATTCATCATCATTGCCATCATCCTCTTCTTCTATAGTATaccaccttttcttttttatagatGCTTCAGATTGGGCATACAAAAGAGTCGCAAATTTTTCCCTCACCTTTTCTGGCACACTAGGACAAGCTGAAACATTTTTCCTAGTCCCAGCTAAATGATGCTTCAACCTATATATACCCCCACTATGAATT
The sequence above is drawn from the Quercus lobata isolate SW786 chromosome 12, ValleyOak3.0 Primary Assembly, whole genome shotgun sequence genome and encodes:
- the LOC115970170 gene encoding uncharacterized protein LOC115970170, giving the protein MLDEVVDRVGEENVVQLVTDNAANYKLAGEMLMQKRKCLFWTPCAAHCLDLILENFEKKIKDHKYTIAKGKKITTFIYSRAMLLNWLRDFTKGRELIRPAATRFATSYLTLSCLNEFKGELMAMFSSEQWRCSKFAKTKEGKRIHAIVMDNNGFWQLVVKCLKAAIPLLKVLRLVDSDTPPMGFIYQEMEKAKEEIQKNFNNVQKSYKEIWDIIDDRWEVQLHRPLHAAGYYLNPSIHYDPSFDPGSDIKLGLYTCLQRMVPEVSDRKKIDMQLEKFKQAKGLFGIEAAILARDTKQPAEWWDSYGDDCPELKKFAIRILSLTCSSSGCERNWSAFEMVHSKRRNRLHQKKMNDLVFVMYNLKIKQKRANH